The Emcibacter nanhaiensis genome has a window encoding:
- a CDS encoding YciI family protein has protein sequence MHFVILAYDKADSLDLRMSVRPDHLDYAEKSGVVKLAGPILTEEDEPKPCGSMIVVEVHNTAAAENFAANDPYAKAGLFDKVRILPFNPVLGTWLEK, from the coding sequence ATGCATTTTGTAATCCTGGCCTATGACAAGGCCGACAGCCTGGACCTGCGCATGTCCGTGCGTCCCGATCATCTCGACTATGCGGAGAAATCGGGCGTAGTAAAGTTGGCTGGGCCAATTCTGACTGAAGAAGATGAACCAAAGCCCTGTGGCAGCATGATTGTCGTCGAGGTTCATAACACGGCGGCGGCGGAGAACTTCGCGGCCAATGACCCTTACGCCAAAGCCGGCCTGTTCGACAAGGTGCGGATCCTGCCGTTTAATCCGGTACTGGGGACCTGGCTCGAAAAGTGA
- a CDS encoding alpha/beta family hydrolase — protein MQCIADLPVLWNGPEKAETLVILAHGAGAPMDSPFMDYFAEKLADRGLRVLRFEFPYMAERRESGKKRPPDRQPKLLTSWREIYEGAGFQGKIFIGGKSMGGRMASLIADELAPAGLICLGYPFYAPGKADKPRTEHLERLNTPALILQGERDSMGNREAVESYNLSGQISIEWLPDGNHDLVPRKASGLTAEQNWDAAIAKIADFTSR, from the coding sequence ATGCAGTGTATCGCCGACCTGCCCGTTTTGTGGAACGGCCCGGAAAAAGCGGAAACCCTGGTGATCCTGGCGCACGGGGCCGGGGCGCCTATGGACAGTCCGTTCATGGACTATTTCGCCGAGAAGCTGGCCGACAGGGGCCTGCGGGTGCTGCGCTTTGAATTTCCCTATATGGCCGAGCGGCGGGAGAGCGGCAAGAAACGTCCGCCGGACCGCCAGCCGAAACTATTGACGTCATGGCGTGAGATTTATGAAGGCGCTGGATTTCAAGGGAAAATCTTTATCGGCGGCAAGAGCATGGGCGGGCGCATGGCGAGCCTGATCGCCGATGAGCTTGCCCCCGCCGGCCTGATCTGTCTCGGTTATCCCTTCTATGCGCCCGGCAAAGCGGACAAGCCGCGTACCGAACATCTGGAACGCCTCAACACCCCGGCCCTGATCCTGCAGGGGGAACGGGACAGCATGGGCAACCGGGAAGCGGTCGAAAGCTATAACCTGTCGGGTCAGATTTCGATCGAGTGGCTGCCGGACGGTAACCATGACCTGGTGCCGCGCAAGGCCAGCGGCCTTACGGCGGAGCAGAATTGGGATGCGGCCATAGCGAAAATCGCCGACTTCACGTCTCGCTGA
- the tsaD gene encoding tRNA (adenosine(37)-N6)-threonylcarbamoyltransferase complex transferase subunit TsaD, with protein sequence MAINNPEHSDQKIPLVLGLETSCDETAAAVVSGDGRILSNVVMSQLDEHRPYGGVVPEIAARSHIDHLDDIIREALDKAGVSFADLDAVAATSGPGLIGGVMVGLMTGKAIAGACDIPFMGINHLEGHALSVRLTEEVAFPYLLLLVSGGHCQIQVVKGVGQYQRLGTTIDDAAGEAFDKTAKLLGLGYPGGPAVEQAARLGTPGRFDLPRPLKGRPDCNFSFSGLKTAVRREVEKLGQQITQQDVYDLAADFQLALTEAIIDRVSRALDIFLEQHQADQHILVVAGGVAANSYLREGLERACGKRGFSIVAPPPALCTDNGAMIAWAGVERLRLGQVDDLSVGARARWPLDPDAPAAIGAGVKA encoded by the coding sequence ATGGCAATTAATAATCCGGAACATTCCGATCAGAAAATCCCTCTCGTGTTGGGGCTGGAAACCAGTTGTGACGAGACGGCGGCGGCAGTGGTCAGCGGCGACGGCCGCATCCTGTCCAATGTGGTCATGTCCCAGCTCGATGAGCACCGGCCCTACGGCGGCGTGGTGCCGGAAATTGCCGCCCGCTCCCATATCGATCATCTTGACGACATTATTCGTGAGGCGCTGGACAAGGCCGGCGTGAGCTTTGCTGACCTCGATGCGGTGGCGGCCACCTCCGGCCCCGGCCTGATCGGCGGGGTGATGGTCGGGCTGATGACCGGCAAGGCCATTGCCGGGGCCTGCGATATTCCCTTCATGGGCATCAATCACCTTGAGGGCCACGCGCTGTCAGTGCGCCTGACGGAAGAGGTGGCCTTTCCCTATCTGCTGCTGCTGGTTAGTGGCGGCCACTGCCAGATCCAGGTGGTCAAGGGCGTCGGGCAGTATCAGCGGCTCGGCACCACCATTGACGATGCGGCGGGCGAAGCCTTTGACAAGACCGCCAAGCTGCTGGGCTTGGGCTATCCCGGCGGCCCGGCGGTGGAACAGGCCGCCAGACTGGGCACTCCCGGCCGGTTCGATTTGCCGCGGCCGCTCAAGGGCCGGCCCGATTGCAACTTTTCCTTCTCCGGCCTCAAGACCGCGGTGCGCCGCGAGGTGGAGAAACTGGGACAACAGATTACCCAGCAGGATGTCTATGACCTGGCGGCTGATTTCCAGCTGGCGCTGACCGAGGCGATTATCGACCGGGTCTCGCGGGCGCTGGATATTTTCCTTGAACAACATCAGGCGGACCAGCATATTCTGGTGGTGGCGGGCGGCGTTGCCGCCAACAGCTACCTGCGCGAGGGACTGGAGCGTGCCTGCGGCAAGCGCGGCTTTTCCATTGTCGCCCCGCCGCCGGCACTGTGTACCGATAACGGGGCGATGATCGCCTGGGCCGGGGTGGAACGGCTGCGCCTCGGGCAGGTGGATGACCTCTCTGTCGGCGCCCGGGCGCGCTGGCCGCTGGATCCGGACGCCCCGGCCGCCATTGGCGCCGGAGTAAAGGCCTGA
- the hemC gene encoding hydroxymethylbilane synthase, with translation MQQKLGEKNIRIGTRGSQLALAQAHETKERLLAAHPDLREEQIEIVVMSTKGDRILDRPLAEIGGKGLFTEEIETALLAGDLDLAVHSLKDMPTELPDGLELAAYLEREDERDAFISAKANSLSDLPAGSVVGTASLRRQAQTLALRPDLKVITFRGNVQSRLRKLEAGEVDATYLAMAGLNRLALEDERVHALAIDELLPAVAQGAICIEIASDNAHARALVAPLNHAPTEQRVVAERAFLNELDGSCRTPIAGLATLDGDRLHLQGRLLDLDGTEMYEDSLDGPASEAERIGRELGRKLKAAAGPAFFDKLKAAGGA, from the coding sequence GTGCAACAAAAGCTTGGAGAGAAAAACATCCGTATCGGCACACGGGGCAGCCAGCTTGCCCTGGCCCAGGCCCATGAGACCAAAGAGCGGCTGCTGGCCGCTCATCCCGACCTCCGCGAAGAACAGATCGAGATTGTCGTCATGTCGACCAAAGGCGACCGCATCCTTGATAGGCCGCTGGCGGAAATCGGCGGCAAGGGCCTGTTCACCGAAGAAATCGAAACTGCTTTGCTGGCCGGCGACCTGGACCTTGCCGTGCACAGCCTCAAAGATATGCCGACCGAACTGCCGGACGGGCTGGAGCTTGCCGCCTATCTCGAGCGCGAAGACGAGCGCGACGCTTTTATCTCCGCCAAGGCCAACAGCCTGTCGGACCTGCCGGCCGGCAGTGTGGTCGGCACCGCATCCCTGCGCCGCCAGGCCCAGACCCTGGCGCTCAGGCCCGACCTCAAGGTGATCACCTTCCGCGGCAATGTGCAGAGCCGGTTGCGCAAACTGGAAGCGGGCGAGGTGGACGCTACCTATCTGGCCATGGCCGGGCTCAACCGGCTGGCGCTGGAGGACGAGCGGGTCCATGCGCTGGCCATCGACGAGTTGCTGCCCGCCGTCGCCCAGGGCGCCATCTGTATCGAGATCGCCAGTGATAACGCCCACGCCCGCGCCCTGGTGGCACCACTGAACCATGCCCCCACCGAACAGCGGGTAGTGGCCGAGCGCGCCTTCCTCAATGAACTTGACGGCTCCTGCCGCACCCCCATTGCCGGCCTCGCCACCCTCGACGGTGACCGGCTGCATCTGCAGGGACGGCTGCTGGACCTGGACGGCACGGAAATGTATGAAGACAGCCTCGACGGCCCGGCCAGTGAGGCAGAGCGGATCGGCCGCGAGCTGGGCCGCAAACTGAAGGCTGCCGCCGGGCCCGCCTTTTTCGACAAACTGAAAGCAGCGGGCGGGGCCTGA
- a CDS encoding Rieske (2Fe-2S) protein, protein MSDVKEFDIYLRDVANGPGAGAVLCALADIEDGKGREFRYGTDKEPFEFFVYRRGGEIFAYQNACPHMYVPLNLKEGVFTEKSGQYFLCNFHGALFQVEDGLCMAGPCRGRSLQSVAVGLEDGRIIVL, encoded by the coding sequence ATGTCAGACGTCAAAGAGTTCGACATCTATCTCCGTGACGTTGCCAATGGGCCGGGCGCCGGTGCGGTGCTCTGTGCCCTGGCGGACATTGAAGACGGCAAGGGCCGGGAGTTCAGATATGGCACCGACAAGGAGCCGTTCGAGTTCTTTGTCTATCGTCGCGGGGGCGAGATTTTTGCCTACCAGAATGCCTGCCCGCATATGTATGTGCCGCTGAACCTGAAAGAGGGGGTGTTCACGGAAAAAAGCGGGCAATACTTCCTGTGCAATTTCCACGGCGCCCTGTTCCAGGTGGAAGATGGCCTGTGCATGGCCGGTCCCTGTCGCGGCCGGTCCCTGCAGTCGGTGGCGGTCGGTCTGGAAGACGGCAGGATTATCGTGCTGTGA
- a CDS encoding glutathione S-transferase family protein yields MIDLYTAATPNGYKISIALEELGLPYTVHKLDFNRNEQKSPDYLKINPNGRVPAIIDRGNDDLTIFESGAILLYLAEKTGKLIPADTKGRYDVIQWLMFQMGGIGPMQGQANVFFRYFPEKIQPAIDRYQKEVLRLYGVLEGQLEGKDYICGELSIADIATWPWVRGYAWAGLEIDDFPNLKAWLHRLEERPSFAKGVTIPPRAEQAETLKTGANMIVK; encoded by the coding sequence ATGATCGACCTCTATACAGCGGCCACCCCCAACGGCTACAAGATTTCCATCGCGCTGGAGGAACTCGGACTGCCCTACACCGTCCACAAGCTGGACTTCAACAGGAACGAGCAAAAATCGCCGGACTATCTGAAAATCAATCCCAACGGCCGCGTGCCGGCGATCATCGACCGGGGCAATGACGACCTGACGATTTTTGAGTCCGGCGCCATCCTGCTTTATCTGGCGGAAAAGACCGGCAAACTGATACCAGCCGACACCAAGGGTCGTTATGACGTCATCCAGTGGCTGATGTTCCAGATGGGCGGCATCGGCCCCATGCAGGGCCAGGCCAATGTGTTCTTCCGTTATTTCCCGGAAAAGATCCAGCCGGCCATCGACCGCTACCAGAAGGAGGTGCTCCGCCTGTACGGTGTTCTGGAAGGGCAGCTTGAGGGCAAGGATTATATCTGCGGCGAGCTCAGCATCGCCGATATCGCCACCTGGCCGTGGGTGCGCGGTTATGCCTGGGCCGGGCTGGAAATCGACGATTTTCCCAATCTCAAGGCCTGGCTACATCGGCTAGAGGAGCGTCCGTCCTTTGCCAAGGGGGTCACGATCCCGCCTCGGGCCGAGCAGGCGGAAACCCTCAAAACCGGCGCTAATATGATTGTGAAGTAA
- a CDS encoding NAD(P)H-dependent glycerol-3-phosphate dehydrogenase, with protein sequence MGKIAVVGAGAWGTALAITAARAGNEVTIRAREPEVVASINEQRENSLFLPGVEIPSNIKAVADFAELDTPDFLLMVAPAQFVRLVAADLSKTLKESVPVVLCSKGIEQSSGKLISDVMAEVMPKNPLVVLSGPSFALEAARGLPTAVTIASKYQKLAQSLAEAIGQPTFRPYLSRDVVGAEIGGAVKNVFAIACGVVAGKQLGENARAALITRSLAEMVRFGESRGADPETMVGLSGLGDLILTCSSPQSRNMSLGMALGEGKDIAEIMKNRKTVAEGYYTSEILYRIATEEKIDMPVAKAVYDLLHGDKKLDDVISELLSRPISKEEMF encoded by the coding sequence ATGGGAAAAATTGCAGTTGTGGGCGCCGGTGCCTGGGGAACCGCTCTGGCCATTACCGCAGCGCGGGCCGGCAACGAGGTCACGATCCGGGCCCGGGAGCCGGAAGTGGTGGCGTCGATCAATGAGCAACGGGAAAACAGCCTGTTCCTGCCCGGTGTGGAGATCCCGTCTAACATTAAAGCAGTCGCCGATTTTGCCGAGCTGGATACCCCGGACTTCCTGCTGATGGTGGCACCGGCCCAGTTTGTCCGCCTCGTCGCGGCCGACCTGTCAAAAACGCTCAAGGAAAGTGTGCCGGTGGTGCTCTGTTCCAAGGGGATCGAACAGTCCAGCGGCAAACTGATCAGTGACGTCATGGCGGAGGTGATGCCCAAGAACCCGCTTGTTGTGTTGTCCGGGCCAAGCTTCGCCCTCGAGGCCGCCAGGGGCCTGCCGACAGCCGTGACCATTGCCTCCAAATACCAGAAACTGGCCCAGTCGCTGGCGGAAGCCATCGGCCAGCCCACCTTCCGGCCCTATCTGTCCCGGGACGTGGTCGGCGCCGAAATCGGCGGCGCGGTCAAGAATGTGTTCGCCATCGCCTGCGGTGTGGTGGCCGGTAAGCAGCTGGGGGAAAACGCCCGGGCGGCGTTGATCACCCGGTCGCTGGCGGAGATGGTCCGTTTCGGCGAAAGCCGCGGCGCCGATCCGGAAACCATGGTTGGCCTCTCCGGCCTTGGCGACCTGATCCTGACCTGTTCCTCGCCCCAGTCCCGCAATATGTCGCTGGGCATGGCCTTGGGCGAAGGCAAGGATATCGCCGAGATTATGAAAAACCGCAAAACCGTGGCCGAGGGCTATTATACCTCGGAAATCCTCTACCGCATCGCCACCGAGGAAAAAATCGATATGCCGGTGGCCAAGGCGGTTTATGATTTGTTGCACGGGGACAAGAAGCTGGATGACGTTATTAGCGAACTGCTCAGCCGTCCCATCAGCAAGGAAGAGATGTTCTGA